In Cygnus atratus isolate AKBS03 ecotype Queensland, Australia chromosome 29, CAtr_DNAZoo_HiC_assembly, whole genome shotgun sequence, the sequence AAAACGGCACCGGGCTCGCGGCCGCACCGGGAGCCGCCCGGGGGGGCCGCCGGGAGCTCGCCCTGCCCGCACCACCGGCGctcgacccccccccccccccgggatcCCCCGGGCCCCTCCCGGTACCGACGGCTCCGCTCCGCCGCCCCCCCaggtccctccctgccccctccGGTCCCCCCCCGGTCCGCCCCGAACCCCTCCGGTCCCCCCCCGGTCGCCCCCGGTCCCGCCtcccccgtccccgccgcctcccgggtGCTCCCGGCGgcctcggccccgccgccaccgccctCCCGCAccctcccccccggccccggtgcCCCGCTGCGGCGGATGGCGGcggatggcggcggcggcgctcaCCGTGCGGGTAGCGGGGCCCAAGATGGCGTCGGAAAGAGACCGAGCGGCTGGCGGCGCGACTTCCGGAAGGGCCGAGCGCTTCCGGGGCACGGGGCAGCGTCCCCCTCCCCGCTCGCCCCCAGGGCTGCGCACCAAGGTTCCGGGGCACGGACggtccggggggggggcgggaacGGGGCCCCGGCGGGGTCCTGGGGGATccgggggggtcctggggggccCCACCCCGGCCCCAGGCCCCGtcccgccccagccccgcggtGGTAGGACGGCCCAGGGAGGTAGGCACGCGGGTGACCAgaaatttttaatggaaaacaggGTAGAAAAGgttcaaaaaatacaaaaggcaaaaatagggcaaaaaaaaggtacaaaaaatacaaaaggcaCAAACAGCGGCGGTCggaagggagctggggagaTCGGCCAGGGGGCATCAGGGCCCTGCCCCACGGCACCGGGCCCCCACGGGTGGCAGGCAGGTCCCTCGGTGGCCCCACGGCAAGGACGGGGGCTGCCGCCGCGCTCCCCAGCAGCATTAGAAATCTCCTTGCAGGTCTGGGAAGGGGAGAAACGAGGAGTTTTACAGGAAAAGAGCAGTGCCCCAGAGCCACGGGGCCCCTCCAGGTCCCCAGGctggctgcttctcctcccGGTGCTTACCGCTTCGCCGGAGCTGCTCCCCCCTCCGGGCGCGCTCCATCTCCTCCAGGAACTGCTCAAAAACCCGCACGTACGGCGCCAGGCTCGTCCTCTTGTagtctgcaggagcagagggggcTGAGCGGGAGAAGCCCACCGGTGGGGTGGAGACCCCCCGCACCCTAGACGCGGCCCCGCTCACCCCGCACACGCCGCTTTGGCTCCGTCTCTCCGTCGTCCTCCTGCTCCCCGTCATCGCCGGCCGCGTCCAGCTCGTGGCACAGGGAGCTGCGGGTGACAGCAGGATGTTGCAGGGGCTGCCGGCAGAGCCAGGACCCAACTGGGGACCCCCTCTGCTGGCCCACCTGATGGTGGGGACAGCAAACGGGTCGAACTGGTCCAGCCTCTGCAGATCCAGCGGCACTGAGATGCGGCCTGCGAGAAAGGGGAgttgctgctggaggtggccagccccacgtcccggcCCCGCAGGTGGCCAGACTGACCTGTTTTGGGGTGGACACTGAAGGGGCTCTTCAGCAGGTGCCCAACGCCTTTGCTGACGTTGATATCAAGGCGCGGGAAGCAGTACTGCAGCATGATCTCCCAGTCCGCGTAGCATGGTGCACTCTTCCCAGCGTTCGATGTCCGCTGCGGGGACGGGGGATCAGGGTGCAGCCtcgggggctgcagcacccacccCTCACCCCTTGGCAGCCCCATGGGAGCTCACCCGCGTCCGCTCCATCTTGCccttcagcagctcccagcGCTGCACTGAGTCCCGCTTCTTGGGGAAGTCGCTCTGCAGCGGCTCGCGGTGCTGTGCCTGGCGGTTAAGGCTGATCACGGTCAccaccagccccgctcccctgcGCAGACCCTCCCCTGGACCCAAGCCGCTGCACGAAGGATATCCTCCGGGACGAGGGCCAGCACCTTGTCCCAGCGCTCCAGGCTGCCCAGGATGTCCTGGCCCACCAGCGCGTACTCCTCAAAGTACTTCTCCACCACGTTCACCGACCGCCTgcggaggaggagcagggagaggctcAGCGCCCCATGGCCGGCGGCTGCAGGGGCCGGGCAGGAGCGTCCCCACCGACCTGATGAACGGGTGGATGGGCTCCGAGAGGTTCACTTTCTTCACGGTCTCTGCTCCACCCTGGGGGGACAGCGTTGCTCAGCCCTGgcaaggcaggcagggctgcccgGTCCCCACGCACCCACCTTCACCAGCGTCAGGTACTCCACGGCGGCCGCGCGCAGCGCCGGGGACCATTTCCGCACCGCGTCATCGCACACCCAGCAGTGGACGCCCCTCCGGCCCGAGTACACCCACAGGCGGTGCTTCATGCCCAGGTCCTCTGCGGGGGGAACAGCCGGGCTGCGGGAGCGTGCTGGCACAGGCAGCGCTGCAGACCCGCCGGGAGAACCCTCTGGGCATCAGCATGTCCTCTGCTCCCgctccagccccgcagcagctcccccaggcccCTCTTCAGGGCAGCGCTGCAAGGGGCAGCAGGGTCTGGATGCGTCCCCGGTGCACGACAGGGGCTGCGCGGGTCCTGGGATCCCTCACCCACGAGCGCGCGGTCAATGACGCGAACAGCGATGGTCATCAGGGTCCAGCACTTGGAGCAGATCTCGGCCGAGCTGGGGGCAGAGCGCAGCGGGTCAGGCGGGCGCTGCGGCCGTGCCGTGCCCATTCCCAACTATTCCACCTTGTTGGGGCCAGGGCCATGCTGTGAACGCCCCCGGTAACCTGCAGCACGTCCGGACGTCGTCGTAGTCCGTCATGTCGATGTCGAAGACCAGCTCCTTCTCCATGGGCTGGAAGGCCCCCAGGTGCACCGTGTTGTGCTGGCTGGGCTGCGGGGCACAACCTGCTCAGCCCcggcggggggcacggggcggcCGGCAtcctcccgcagcccccggccggtCGGGGAGCCCGGTGGGAGCGGGATTTGGGGTGTTTAAAGAGAGcttggacgtggtgcttggggacgtggtgcttggggacgtGGTTTAGCGCGTGACGGTGGTGGCaggggacagttggaccagatgatcctggagggcTCTTCCAACCCTAACGATTCTGTTTTGGGGTTTTAGGGTTCTGCGACTCACCCGGTGGGAGTAGACGGCCCCGATGTCGATCTTGTAGGGGTTTATCTTCTGCAGCTCccgctccagctcctgggggctgccGAAGGACTGGAAGCGCACGTAGATGTCGTCCCGCAGCGTGAAGGAGAACTCCCGCAGCTGGAAGTAGTTCTTCgccgctggggggggggggcacggatggggctgggggggacccGGCGCGGACCGGCACGgggcccccccgcgccccccgcgccccccgccccgttcccgccgcgccccccgggcccagccccgccggccccgtcctgcccggcccccccccgccgctcaCCGCCGCCGTAACCGAGCCAGCGGCCGTAGGCGCCGTGCGGGAAGAGCCGCCGGTAGAAGACCGGGAGCAGCTCGGGCAGCGCCGCCGGCTCGAACCGCGCCATGGCGGCAGGCGGCGGGAAGCGGCGGCGCCGCCTGAGCCCGGGGGCCGCCGGGAGCTGGGGGGCGGCAccgcccggcacggctcggAATGgcgcggcacggcacggcacggcgcggCGCGGCACCCGGCACCGCCTGGGCACCGCAGCCAGAtacggctcggctcggctcggctcgggaACGGGCGCTTGAGCACCTGACATAGCCCGGaacggctcggcacggcacggcaggGCACCGCAAAGTCCGTGCCAGTCctgcccggcacggcacggctcggctcggttcGGGAGTGGGCACTGCAGTGCCTGACATGGCCCAGaacggcacggcacggccggGCACTACAAAGCCCACCCCAGTCCtgcacggcacggcacggctcggctctGCACCTACCAGAGGGGCACgggcagggcacggggctgcagcGAGCCCCGGCCGccggggaggggcagggggggctcggggcgccCCAGGGAACTCAGCCCCTGGCCCCGCCCGCGGTCATTGCCCGGTCCCGGGGGTCCAAGGTCGGTGCGGGCCTGATCCGGTGCTTGCGGCTGCACCAGCGCCTTCCCCGCTCGTCCCCCGAGTGTCCCCGCTCCGCTCGCTGAGCCCCGACCTCCTGCCCGGGATGGGGtcgtggctgtggctgtggctggcGGTGCTGGCGGGGCTGTTGTGGCTGCGGCGCTGGCACCGGGAGCGGCAGACGGTGCCTGGCCTCTCGGAGAAGTTTGTGCTGATCACGGGCTGCGACTCGGGCTTCGGCAACCTGCTGGCACGGCAGCTGGACgcgcgggggctgcgggtgctggCGGGCTGCCTGACGGAGCCGGGGGCCGCCAGGCTGCGGGCGGCCACCTCGCAGCGCCTGCAGACCATCCTCCTGGATGTCACCTCCAGCCACAGCATTGCTGCCGCCACCGCCTGGGTCCGGGAGCATGTGGGTGACCGAGGTAGGATGGGGGGCACGTCTGGGACTGCGGGCA encodes:
- the LOC118260178 gene encoding retinol dehydrogenase 16-like isoform X2; translation: MAQNGTARPGTTKPTPVLHGTARLGSAPTRGARAGHGAAASPGRRGGAGGARGAPGNSAPGPARGHCPVPGVQGRCGPDPVLAAAPAPSPLVPRVSPLRSLSPDLLPGMGSWLWLWLAVLAGLLWLRRWHRERQTVPGLSEKFVLITGCDSGFGNLLARQLDARGLRVLAGCLTEPGAARLRAATSQRLQTILLDVTSSHSIAAATAWVREHVGDRGLWGLVNNAGIFNPVGPNEWLSKDDFVKVLDVNLVGLIEVTLSLLPLVRRARGRVVNVASMVGRIALVGGGYCVSKYGVEAFSDSLRRELRDFGVKVSIIEPGCFQTSILDSDETTAIFSISSSQPTPSSPLSPTPWSTR
- the PRIM1 gene encoding DNA primase small subunit isoform X2 produces the protein MARFEPAALPELLPVFYRRLFPHGAYGRWLGYGGAAKNYFQLREFSFTLRDDIYVRFQSFGSPQELERELQKINPYKIDIGAVYSHRPSQHNTVHLGAFQPMEKELVFDIDMTDYDDVRTCCSSAEICSKCWTLMTIAVRVIDRALVEDLGMKHRLWVYSGRRGVHCWVCDDAVRKWSPALRAAAVEYLTLVKGGAETVKKVNLSEPIHPFIRRSVNVVEKYFEEYALVGQDILGSLERWDKVLALVPEEHREPLQSDFPKKRDSVQRWELLKGKMERTRRTSNAGKSAPCYADWEIMLQYCFPRLDINVSKGVGHLLKSPFSVHPKTGRISVPLDLQRLDQFDPFAVPTISSLCHELDAAGDDGEQEDDGETEPKRRVRDYKRTSLAPYVRVFEQFLEEMERARRGEQLRRSDLQGDF
- the PRIM1 gene encoding DNA primase small subunit isoform X1, whose product is MARFEPAALPELLPVFYRRLFPHGAYGRWLGYGGAAKNYFQLREFSFTLRDDIYVRFQSFGSPQELERELQKINPYKIDIGAVYSHRPSQHNTVHLGAFQPMEKELVFDIDMTDYDDVRTCCSSAEICSKCWTLMTIAVRVIDRALVEDLGMKHRLWVYSGRRGVHCWVCDDAVRKWSPALRAAAVEYLTLVKGGAETVKKVNLSEPIHPFIRRSVNVVEKYFEEYALVGQDILGSLERWDKVLALVPEEHREPLQSDFPKKRDSVQRWELLKGKMERTRRTSNAGKSAPCYADWEIMLQYCFPRLDINVSKGVGHLLKSPFSVHPKTGRISVPLDLQRLDQFDPFAVPTIRWASRGGPQLGPGSAGSPCNILLSPAAPCATSWTRPAMTGSRRTTERRSQSGVCGVSGAASRVRGVSTPPVGFSRSAPSAPADYKRTSLAPYVRVFEQFLEEMERARRGEQLRRSDLQGDF
- the LOC118260178 gene encoding 17-beta-hydroxysteroid dehydrogenase type 6-like isoform X1; its protein translation is MAQNGTARPGTTKPTPVLHGTARLGSAPTRGARAGHGAAASPGRRGGAGGARGAPGNSAPGPARGHCPVPGVQGRCGPDPVLAAAPAPSPLVPRVSPLRSLSPDLLPGMGSWLWLWLAVLAGLLWLRRWHRERQTVPGLSEKFVLITGCDSGFGNLLARQLDARGLRVLAGCLTEPGAARLRAATSQRLQTILLDVTSSHSIAAATAWVREHVGDRGLWGLVNNAGIFNPVGPNEWLSKDDFVKVLDVNLVGLIEVTLSLLPLVRRARGRVVNVASMVGRIALVGGGYCVSKYGVEAFSDSLRRELRDFGVKVSIIEPGCFQTSILDSDEVRQSIVRAWDCAPDEVKQEYGQQYFQAYNSNFQHFIVTANPKLSLVTNAMEHALTAEYPRTRYGCGLDARLFYIPLSYLPSAWADRLLATSTT